One Fusobacterium ulcerans DNA segment encodes these proteins:
- the carB gene encoding carbamoyl-phosphate synthase large subunit, translating into MLDKSIKKTLVIGSGPIIIGQAAEFDYSGTQACETLKKEGIEVVLINSNPATIMTDKAVADRIYIEPITADFVEKVIAKERPDSILAGMGGQTALNMAVELSEKGILEKYGVKVIGTPIESIKRGEDRELFREAMEKIGEPIIQSKIVENLEDGFKVAREIGYPVVVRPAYTLGGTGGGFAYNPKELEDILMKGLALSRVKQVLIEKSILGWKEIEYEVIRDKDGNCITVCNMENIDPVGIHTGDSIVVAPSQTLSDREYQMLRTSAIKIVNEIGVIGGCNVQFSLHPKSFEYAIIEINPRVSRSSALASKATGYPIARVATRLSLGYLLDEVKNEVTGKTFACFEPALDYIVVKIPKWPFDKFKKADKKLGTKMMATGEVMAIGNNFEAAFLKGIRSLEIGRYNLEHPVAQKMTMEELKAAVVKPDDERIFIVAEMLRRGYIKEKLQKITGIDKFFMEKIEWIVKQEEILKDTEFKNLDETYLRNLKKKGFSDKGIASLMGVTEKDIERKRKYFHIEPVYKMVDTCAGEFAADSSYFYSTYDQYDEVEVSNKRKIVVIGSGPIRIGQGIEFDYCTVHAVKTLKKLGIESIIINNNPETVSTDFSTADKLYFEPLVTEDIMNILEKEKPEGVILQFGGQTAIKLANDLSDRGIKVIGTSADKIDEAEDRERFEEMMEELDIARPKGRAVWDVEHGIEIANEINYPVLVRPSYVLGGQGMEICHDEYNLVKYLEASFDRDPSNPVLIDKYLNGIELEVDAICDGEDILIPGVMEHLERAGVHSGDSITIYPQQNLYEGTEAELLEITKRIAKALEVKGMMNIQFIAYENKLYVIEVNPRSSRTVPYISKVSGVPAIEIATRVALGEKLKDMAYGTGIYKKPNVVAVKVPVFSTEKLSSVEVSLGPEMRSTGEVLGVGNNVDEAIYKGLLGANRVHLIKDRKILVTIRDKDKDEFLPIAKSLIAHGSILFATSGTQKFLAENGVEATVVNKIDEPSPNISDVLKNREVDLLINTPTKANDAQRDGFKMRRTAIEYGVDVLTALDTINAILRMQDGHIEEDKLDVFDVSKI; encoded by the coding sequence ATGTTAGATAAGTCTATAAAAAAGACATTAGTTATAGGTTCAGGACCAATCATAATAGGACAGGCAGCAGAGTTTGACTATTCAGGAACTCAGGCTTGTGAGACTCTGAAAAAAGAGGGGATAGAAGTTGTACTGATCAACTCTAACCCAGCAACAATAATGACAGATAAAGCAGTAGCAGACAGAATATATATAGAACCAATCACAGCAGACTTTGTTGAAAAAGTAATAGCTAAAGAGAGACCAGACTCTATTCTTGCTGGAATGGGAGGACAGACAGCATTAAATATGGCTGTTGAGTTATCTGAAAAAGGTATTCTTGAAAAATATGGAGTAAAAGTAATCGGAACTCCTATCGAATCTATCAAAAGAGGAGAAGACAGAGAACTATTCAGAGAAGCTATGGAAAAAATAGGAGAACCTATTATTCAAAGTAAAATAGTAGAAAACCTTGAAGACGGATTTAAAGTAGCTAGAGAAATAGGGTATCCAGTAGTAGTAAGACCTGCTTATACATTGGGAGGAACTGGTGGAGGATTTGCATATAATCCAAAAGAGCTTGAAGATATCCTTATGAAAGGACTGGCTCTGTCTAGAGTAAAACAGGTACTTATTGAAAAATCTATCCTTGGTTGGAAAGAGATAGAGTATGAAGTAATAAGAGATAAAGATGGAAACTGTATTACAGTATGTAATATGGAAAATATTGACCCAGTAGGAATCCATACAGGAGACTCAATAGTTGTTGCTCCTTCTCAAACTTTATCAGATAGAGAATATCAAATGCTTAGAACTTCTGCTATTAAAATAGTAAATGAAATTGGAGTTATTGGAGGATGCAATGTACAGTTCTCTCTTCACCCAAAATCATTTGAATATGCAATAATAGAGATCAACCCAAGAGTATCAAGATCATCAGCACTAGCTTCTAAAGCAACAGGATATCCTATTGCAAGGGTAGCTACAAGATTATCTCTAGGATACCTGTTAGATGAAGTAAAAAATGAAGTAACTGGAAAAACTTTTGCTTGTTTTGAGCCAGCTCTTGACTATATAGTTGTAAAAATACCTAAATGGCCGTTTGATAAATTTAAAAAGGCTGATAAAAAACTTGGTACAAAAATGATGGCAACAGGGGAAGTTATGGCAATAGGAAATAACTTTGAAGCAGCGTTCCTGAAAGGTATCAGATCACTTGAAATAGGAAGATACAACTTAGAGCATCCAGTAGCTCAAAAAATGACTATGGAAGAATTAAAAGCAGCAGTTGTAAAACCAGATGATGAGAGAATCTTCATAGTGGCAGAAATGCTTAGAAGAGGATACATCAAAGAAAAATTACAGAAAATTACTGGAATAGATAAATTCTTCATGGAGAAAATCGAATGGATTGTTAAACAGGAAGAAATTTTAAAAGATACAGAATTTAAAAATTTAGATGAAACATATTTAAGAAATCTTAAAAAGAAAGGATTCTCAGACAAAGGAATTGCGTCTTTAATGGGAGTTACTGAAAAAGATATTGAAAGAAAAAGAAAATATTTCCACATAGAGCCAGTATATAAAATGGTTGATACTTGTGCTGGAGAATTTGCAGCTGATTCATCATATTTCTATTCAACATATGATCAATATGATGAGGTAGAAGTATCTAACAAGAGAAAAATAGTGGTAATAGGATCAGGACCGATAAGAATTGGGCAGGGAATAGAATTTGACTACTGTACAGTTCATGCAGTAAAAACATTAAAGAAGCTAGGAATAGAAAGTATCATAATAAACAATAACCCAGAGACAGTATCAACAGACTTCTCAACAGCAGACAAACTATACTTTGAACCATTAGTAACAGAAGATATAATGAATATCCTTGAAAAAGAGAAACCAGAGGGAGTAATACTTCAATTTGGAGGACAGACAGCAATCAAATTAGCAAATGATTTGAGCGATAGAGGAATCAAAGTAATAGGAACAAGTGCAGATAAAATAGATGAAGCAGAAGACAGAGAAAGATTCGAAGAAATGATGGAAGAGCTTGATATTGCTAGACCAAAAGGAAGAGCAGTATGGGATGTAGAGCATGGAATAGAAATAGCAAATGAAATAAACTATCCAGTGCTGGTAAGACCATCATATGTACTAGGTGGACAGGGAATGGAAATATGTCACGATGAATATAATCTGGTAAAATACCTAGAAGCATCATTTGACAGAGATCCATCAAATCCAGTGTTGATAGATAAATATCTAAATGGAATCGAATTAGAAGTAGATGCTATCTGTGATGGAGAGGATATCTTAATACCGGGAGTAATGGAGCATTTAGAAAGAGCTGGAGTTCACTCAGGAGACTCAATCACTATTTATCCACAGCAAAATTTATATGAAGGAACTGAAGCTGAACTTTTAGAAATAACTAAGAGAATAGCAAAAGCTCTTGAAGTAAAAGGTATGATGAATATTCAGTTTATCGCATATGAAAATAAACTTTATGTAATAGAAGTAAACCCAAGATCATCAAGAACAGTTCCATATATCTCAAAAGTATCAGGAGTACCAGCTATTGAAATAGCAACAAGAGTAGCACTTGGAGAAAAATTAAAAGATATGGCATATGGAACAGGAATCTACAAGAAGCCAAATGTAGTAGCAGTAAAAGTACCAGTATTCTCAACAGAAAAACTATCAAGTGTAGAGGTATCATTAGGACCAGAAATGAGATCAACAGGAGAGGTACTGGGAGTAGGAAACAATGTAGATGAAGCTATCTATAAAGGACTGCTTGGAGCTAACAGAGTGCACCTTATCAAAGACAGAAAAATACTGGTAACTATCAGAGATAAAGATAAAGATGAATTTTTACCAATTGCTAAGAGCTTAATTGCACATGGATCAATCTTGTTTGCAACAAGTGGAACACAAAAATTCCTAGCAGAAAATGGAGTAGAAGCAACAGTAGTAAATAAAATAGATGAACCATCGCCAAACATTTCAGATGTATTAAAAAATAGAGAAGTAGATCTATTAATAAATACACCAACAAAAGCAAATGACGCTCAAAGAGATGGATTTAAAATGAGAAGAACAGCAATAGAGTATGGAGTGGATGTATTAACAGCTCTTGATACAATTAATGCTATTCTTAGAATGCAGGATGGACATATAGAAGAAGACAAGCTAGATGTATTTGATGTAAGTAAAATCTAA
- a CDS encoding carbamoyl phosphate synthase small subunit — MKGKLILENGMSFEGKIFGELGETVGELVFNTGMTGYQELLTDPSYCGQIVVMTYPMIGNYGINLEDMESSKIHLKGFVIKEDAKLPNNFRCEMTLDGFLRQNKVVAFKGVDTRQLTKIIREEGAMRAIITSQDLTQKEIDEHFEKFCNKDAVSKVSTKEIYEIPGTGKRIGVMDFGIKRNILRSFKKRDCHMVVFPWNTTAEEIMKYDLDGLFLSNGPGDPADLTEVINEIKKMIGKLPIVAICLGHQLLAWALGGSTTKLKYGHRGCNHPVKDLEKNKIFITSQNHGYVVDNVPEAMKVTHINLNDNSIEGMKSSELKIMCVQYHPEAWPGPSDSDYLFDDFLQVIEG; from the coding sequence ATGAAAGGAAAGCTTATTCTTGAAAATGGTATGAGTTTTGAAGGAAAGATTTTTGGAGAGTTAGGGGAAACTGTTGGAGAACTTGTTTTTAATACAGGAATGACAGGGTACCAGGAGCTTTTAACAGATCCTTCTTATTGTGGGCAGATAGTAGTAATGACATATCCTATGATAGGAAATTATGGAATAAATCTAGAGGACATGGAGTCTTCTAAAATACATTTAAAAGGGTTTGTTATTAAAGAAGATGCAAAACTTCCAAATAATTTTAGATGTGAGATGACTTTAGATGGATTCTTAAGACAAAATAAAGTTGTGGCATTCAAAGGTGTAGATACAAGACAGCTTACAAAGATAATAAGAGAAGAGGGAGCTATGAGAGCTATAATCACTTCTCAAGACCTGACTCAAAAAGAGATAGATGAACATTTTGAAAAATTCTGCAACAAAGATGCAGTGAGCAAAGTAAGTACAAAAGAGATATATGAAATACCAGGTACTGGAAAAAGAATAGGGGTAATGGATTTTGGAATCAAAAGAAATATCCTTAGAAGTTTTAAAAAGAGAGATTGCCATATGGTAGTTTTCCCTTGGAACACAACTGCTGAAGAGATAATGAAATATGATCTTGATGGATTGTTCCTTTCAAATGGACCAGGAGACCCAGCTGATCTTACAGAAGTAATAAATGAAATAAAGAAAATGATAGGAAAACTTCCAATAGTTGCAATATGTCTTGGACATCAGCTTCTGGCATGGGCACTTGGAGGATCTACTACTAAATTAAAATATGGTCACAGAGGATGCAATCATCCAGTTAAAGATTTAGAGAAAAATAAGATATTCATAACTTCACAAAACCATGGTTATGTAGTGGATAATGTACCAGAGGCTATGAAAGTAACTCATATAAACCTGAACGATAATTCTATTGAGGGAATGAAAAGCAGCGAATTGAAAATAATGTGTGTACAGTACCATCCAGAAGCTTGGCCTGGACCATCTGATTCTGATTATCTGTTTGATGATTTCTTACAAGTTATAGAAGGTTAA
- a CDS encoding GrdX family protein, translated as MDFIIITNNNKVYNFYKETNDVFYFQKKDFLDLLEIVKEEIYKGHKLLSDPIMYNLENSENPYKSIAVSKDTFSDDGTQKKLIDGVISIARKIPNRKNFSEFSETTLEEFRFIDLNLLTDGTKSFSY; from the coding sequence ATGGATTTTATAATTATCACAAATAACAACAAGGTTTATAATTTTTACAAAGAAACAAATGATGTTTTTTATTTTCAAAAAAAAGATTTCCTAGATCTTTTAGAGATAGTGAAAGAGGAAATATATAAAGGACATAAACTTCTTTCTGATCCTATCATGTATAATCTAGAAAATTCTGAGAATCCATATAAATCTATTGCTGTCTCTAAAGACACTTTTTCAGATGATGGAACTCAAAAAAAATTAATAGATGGAGTAATTAGTATAGCTAGAAAAATTCCAAACAGAAAAAATTTCTCTGAATTTTCTGAAACTACTTTAGAAGAATTTAGATTTATTGACTTAAATCTTCTAACTGATGGAACTAAATCTTTTAGCTACTAA
- a CDS encoding AMP-binding protein, whose protein sequence is MEFVRDYNKTAIIYEGRNISYKEMITKAKIFSSQVLIEKEDRVIIYMENRPELLYSFLGVWDKSGTCVCLDSSLSGEELVYYIEDSDSKYIYTSQNNLSNVKKALEAAKKDLKIVVVDDVEDHEITEELVLNSPEPENIALMLYTSGTTGKPKGVMLKFDNILVNIEGLDKYKMFVKEDIVLALLPMHHIFPLLGSGVVPLAKGATIIFLKEMSSQSMVDAFQTYKVTMMIGVPRLWEMLHQKIMEKINAGKATKLIFKLCEKINSISFSRKIFKKVHDNFGGNVRFFVSGGSKLDPRVSRDFLTLGLKVCEGYGMTETAPMISFTPLDEIRPGSAGRILPGIEAKIAEDGEIIARGRNVMKGYYNKPEETAETIDSEGWIHTGDLGEIRDGFLYVTGRKKEMIVLSNGKNINPIEIEQQIMSKTNLIQEIVISEIDSVLTAVIYPNFQKIYDEKVTNIKETLKWGVIDSYNGKAPNYRKILDIRIVQEEMPKTKIGKIRRFMIPDMLKEKETENIHIEEPKYEEYTLLKDYLVKTKNRPVSPSAHIELDLGMDSLDMVELLTYLESNFGVKGAENIILDNPTVEKLAEFVKENRSDEKIEEINWKDYLNKDIEADLPKSNIVTMMGKLLTWLPFKLYFRVQKSGMENLTSEPVIYAGNHQSLLDAFIFNHSVPSKILRNIYYLAKVKHFSKGYMRKLGENSNVILVDINKNLGEVLQTMAKVLKDGKSVVIFPEGARTRDGKMLEFKKAFAILAKELDIPVVPFGIRGAFEAFPANTKFPKASKIEVKFFEKVSPEGLNYDEIVEKTRESLVKWVEDKI, encoded by the coding sequence TTGGAATTTGTAAGAGATTATAATAAGACAGCGATAATATACGAAGGAAGAAATATAAGTTATAAAGAAATGATAACTAAAGCTAAGATTTTTTCTTCACAAGTATTAATAGAAAAAGAGGACAGAGTTATAATATATATGGAAAACAGACCTGAACTTCTTTACTCTTTCCTAGGAGTATGGGACAAATCAGGAACATGTGTGTGTCTTGATTCAAGTTTATCAGGGGAGGAACTTGTATATTATATAGAAGATTCTGATTCGAAATATATCTATACATCACAAAATAATCTTTCAAATGTAAAAAAAGCTCTTGAAGCAGCAAAAAAAGATTTAAAAATAGTGGTTGTAGATGATGTTGAAGATCATGAGATAACAGAAGAACTTGTTCTTAATTCACCAGAGCCGGAAAATATTGCTTTGATGCTGTATACTTCAGGTACTACTGGAAAACCTAAAGGAGTAATGCTTAAATTTGATAACATACTTGTGAATATAGAAGGACTGGACAAATATAAAATGTTTGTGAAAGAAGATATTGTTCTGGCACTTCTTCCTATGCATCATATATTTCCATTACTGGGATCAGGGGTAGTACCTCTGGCTAAGGGAGCAACAATAATATTCCTTAAAGAGATGTCTTCTCAGTCTATGGTAGATGCTTTTCAGACTTATAAAGTAACTATGATGATAGGAGTTCCAAGATTATGGGAAATGCTTCATCAGAAAATAATGGAAAAAATAAATGCTGGTAAGGCAACAAAGCTTATTTTTAAATTATGTGAAAAAATAAACAGCATCTCTTTCAGCAGAAAAATATTTAAAAAAGTCCATGATAATTTTGGTGGAAATGTAAGATTTTTTGTATCAGGGGGATCTAAGCTTGACCCAAGAGTATCAAGAGATTTTCTTACACTGGGATTAAAAGTATGTGAAGGGTATGGGATGACAGAAACAGCTCCAATGATCTCATTTACACCACTAGATGAGATAAGACCCGGATCAGCTGGAAGAATACTTCCTGGAATAGAAGCTAAAATAGCAGAAGATGGAGAAATTATTGCCAGAGGTAGAAATGTAATGAAAGGATATTACAATAAACCAGAAGAAACTGCTGAAACTATTGACAGTGAAGGATGGATACATACAGGGGACCTTGGAGAAATTAGAGATGGATTCCTATATGTAACAGGAAGAAAAAAAGAGATGATAGTTTTATCAAATGGAAAAAATATCAATCCAATTGAGATAGAACAGCAGATAATGAGTAAGACTAATCTTATTCAGGAGATAGTAATTTCTGAAATAGATTCAGTGCTTACAGCAGTTATATATCCTAACTTTCAGAAAATATATGATGAAAAAGTAACAAACATAAAAGAAACACTGAAATGGGGAGTTATTGATTCATACAATGGAAAAGCTCCTAATTATAGAAAAATACTAGATATAAGAATAGTACAGGAAGAGATGCCTAAAACAAAAATAGGTAAGATAAGAAGATTTATGATACCTGATATGCTGAAAGAGAAGGAAACAGAAAATATTCATATAGAAGAGCCTAAATATGAAGAATATACTCTTTTAAAAGATTATCTGGTAAAGACTAAGAACAGACCAGTTTCGCCATCAGCTCATATAGAACTGGATTTAGGTATGGATTCTTTAGATATGGTTGAACTTTTGACTTATTTGGAAAGTAATTTTGGAGTAAAGGGAGCAGAGAACATAATTCTTGATAATCCAACTGTAGAGAAACTGGCTGAATTTGTAAAAGAAAATAGAAGCGATGAAAAGATAGAGGAAATCAACTGGAAAGATTATCTGAATAAGGATATAGAGGCTGATCTTCCTAAGTCAAATATAGTAACAATGATGGGAAAATTACTGACATGGCTTCCTTTCAAATTGTATTTTAGAGTACAAAAAAGCGGAATGGAAAATCTGACATCAGAACCAGTTATTTATGCAGGAAATCACCAAAGTCTTTTGGATGCTTTTATATTTAATCATTCAGTTCCATCAAAAATACTTAGAAACATTTATTATCTTGCAAAAGTAAAGCATTTTTCTAAGGGATATATGAGAAAACTTGGAGAAAATTCAAATGTTATTCTGGTAGATATCAATAAAAATCTTGGAGAGGTACTTCAGACAATGGCTAAAGTATTGAAAGATGGAAAGAGCGTTGTTATATTCCCAGAAGGAGCAAGAACAAGAGATGGAAAGATGCTGGAATTTAAAAAGGCATTTGCTATTTTGGCAAAAGAGTTGGATATACCAGTTGTACCTTTTGGAATAAGAGGAGCATTTGAAGCTTTCCCTGCAAATACTAAATTTCCTAAGGCTTCTAAGATAGAAGTTAAATTCTTTGAGAAAGTATCACCTGAAGGATTAAATTATGATGAGATTGTAGAAAAAACAAGAGAGAGCCTTGTAAAATGGGTAGAAGATAAAATCTAG
- a CDS encoding coenzyme F420-0:L-glutamate ligase has protein sequence MGRLVGTISRGLRAPIIHQGDKIEDFVVDAVLAAVESDGITLRDKDIVAVTESIVARAQGNYATIDDIAADVKNKYGDNAIGVIFPILSRNRFSVCLKGIAKGAKKIILMFSYPSDEVGNHFIDMELLDEKGVNPWSDILSEAEFTEKFGKPLHEFTGVNYIEYYSDLIREQGAEVEVIFANNPTAILNYTDCVLNCDIHTRFRTKKLLKKAGAKIVFGMDEILTSSRNGSGYNEDYGLLGSNKATEDTIKLFPRDCKDTVLNIQKMFLEKTGKAIEVMVYGDGAFKDPVGKIWELADPVVSPGYTSGLEGTPNEIKLKYLADNDLAGLTGEELNKAVAEAIKNKDSDLKGQMITQGTTPRRLTDLIGSLCDLTSGSGDKGTPIILIQGYFDNYIDN, from the coding sequence ATGGGAAGATTAGTTGGAACTATTTCTAGAGGACTTCGTGCACCTATTATTCATCAAGGTGACAAAATTGAAGATTTCGTAGTTGATGCAGTGTTAGCTGCTGTTGAAAGCGATGGTATAACATTAAGAGACAAGGACATTGTTGCGGTTACAGAATCTATAGTTGCCAGAGCTCAAGGAAACTATGCTACTATTGATGATATTGCAGCAGATGTAAAAAATAAATATGGAGATAATGCTATTGGTGTTATTTTTCCAATTTTAAGCCGTAACAGATTTTCTGTATGCTTGAAAGGAATAGCTAAAGGAGCAAAAAAAATTATTCTTATGTTCAGTTATCCATCTGATGAAGTTGGAAACCATTTTATTGATATGGAGCTTTTAGATGAAAAAGGTGTAAATCCTTGGAGTGATATTCTTAGTGAAGCTGAATTTACTGAGAAATTTGGAAAGCCTCTTCATGAATTTACTGGAGTAAATTACATTGAGTACTATTCTGATTTAATAAGAGAGCAGGGAGCAGAGGTTGAAGTAATATTTGCTAACAATCCTACTGCAATTTTAAATTATACTGACTGTGTTTTAAACTGTGATATCCATACTCGTTTCAGAACTAAAAAATTATTAAAAAAAGCTGGAGCTAAAATAGTATTTGGTATGGATGAAATACTTACTTCTTCTAGAAATGGAAGCGGATATAATGAGGATTACGGGCTGTTAGGTTCTAATAAAGCTACTGAAGATACTATAAAACTTTTCCCTCGTGATTGTAAAGATACAGTTCTTAATATCCAAAAAATGTTTTTAGAAAAAACTGGAAAAGCTATAGAAGTTATGGTATATGGAGACGGAGCATTTAAAGATCCAGTTGGAAAAATATGGGAACTTGCTGACCCAGTAGTTTCTCCGGGATATACTTCTGGATTAGAAGGAACTCCTAATGAAATAAAATTAAAATATCTTGCTGATAATGATCTTGCTGGACTTACAGGAGAAGAATTAAACAAAGCTGTTGCTGAAGCAATAAAAAATAAAGATTCTGATCTTAAAGGGCAAATGATAACTCAAGGTACTACTCCTAGAAGACTTACAGATCTTATAGGATCACTATGTGACCTTACTTCTGGAAGTGGAGATAAGGGAACTCCTATTATCTTAATTCAAGGATATTTTGACAACTACATAGATAACTAA
- a CDS encoding AMP-binding protein, with amino-acid sequence MNFLHDRGKAAIIYKDREYSYKELITGIKYYSTLLKIKKDDKVVVYIENRPEIIEALFSVWNSKGIGVVLDAGYTAEQLLYVFEDAEPQYIYATNKNYKNVVEAKEKYGKDIKIINVDEIVVPEDFTPDDYEVNIDNVEDVALLLYTSGTTGNPKGVMLTYANLLSNINAIKAIKLVDETDRILAILPYHHIFPLNINLLMTMYFGTLVVILDEMSSEALKKALKDYKITVIIGVPRVWEMLHKAIMGQINKSWAIKKLFKLCQKINSRALSRLVFKKVNNELGGSLRVMASGGAKLDPEIARDYLTLGLPLMEGYGLTETSPIISFNNPDRIKPGTVGELIPDIEVKIVEDGEVLVKGANVMKGYYNNPKATAEVIDADGWFHTGDLGKLENNYLSIIGRKKEMIVLSNGKNINPSDIESEIFKGTDLIKEIAVMEYNNHLMAVVYPDFDLIKHRKITNIKETLKWEIIDKYNITAPKYRKILEIKIVKDELPKTKLGKVRRFMLNDFLAGQAIEDENEDSSKHEVKKEIVIPQEFKAEYETLKDYMEKNYNVEVTPDAHLELDLGLDSLDIVEILSFIEMSFGIKITEEEFTDIKNVLDMAKFVKERGGEFSDNEVDWKTILSQDTNIELPKSAWVGKLIRFIFKPFFSIYFSLKKEGQDKILSEPTIYVGNHQSFLDALIFNQAISSAKMGDTYYLGTIVHFGTPLRKYLAERGNVLIIDINKNLKETLQVSAKVLKEGKNLVIFPEGARTRDGEIQDFKKTFAILSKELNIPVVPFGIKGAYEAMPYGQRIPSMSPITIKFFDKVMPEGLTVEEIVEKSKDEIELWLIK; translated from the coding sequence ATGAATTTTTTACATGATAGAGGGAAGGCAGCTATTATATACAAGGATAGAGAATATTCATATAAAGAGCTGATAACAGGGATAAAATATTATTCCACGTTATTGAAAATAAAAAAAGATGATAAAGTTGTTGTATATATAGAAAACAGACCTGAAATAATAGAGGCATTATTTTCAGTATGGAATTCAAAAGGAATAGGAGTTGTTTTAGACGCTGGATATACAGCAGAGCAGCTTCTTTATGTATTTGAAGATGCAGAACCTCAATATATTTATGCAACAAATAAGAATTATAAAAATGTTGTTGAAGCTAAAGAAAAATATGGAAAAGATATAAAGATAATAAATGTAGATGAAATAGTAGTTCCAGAAGATTTTACACCTGATGACTATGAAGTGAATATTGATAATGTAGAAGATGTAGCTCTTTTGTTATATACCTCTGGAACAACAGGAAATCCAAAGGGAGTAATGCTTACATATGCAAACCTTCTTTCTAATATAAATGCTATAAAAGCAATAAAATTGGTGGATGAAACAGATAGAATACTGGCTATTCTCCCTTATCACCATATATTTCCATTAAACATAAACTTATTGATGACTATGTACTTTGGAACTTTAGTTGTAATATTAGATGAAATGTCTTCTGAAGCTTTGAAAAAAGCTTTGAAAGATTACAAAATAACTGTAATAATTGGGGTGCCTAGAGTATGGGAAATGCTTCATAAAGCTATAATGGGGCAGATAAATAAAAGCTGGGCAATCAAAAAATTATTCAAGCTATGTCAAAAGATAAACAGTCGTGCACTTAGCAGATTAGTCTTTAAAAAAGTTAATAATGAACTTGGAGGCTCACTTAGAGTAATGGCATCAGGGGGAGCTAAATTAGATCCTGAAATTGCCAGAGATTACCTTACTCTAGGACTTCCATTGATGGAAGGGTACGGACTTACTGAAACATCTCCAATTATTTCATTTAATAACCCTGATAGAATAAAGCCCGGAACAGTAGGAGAACTGATACCGGATATAGAAGTAAAAATAGTTGAAGATGGAGAGGTTCTGGTAAAAGGTGCCAATGTAATGAAAGGATATTACAATAATCCTAAAGCAACAGCTGAAGTAATAGATGCTGATGGATGGTTCCACACAGGTGACCTTGGTAAATTAGAAAATAATTATTTAAGTATCATTGGAAGAAAAAAAGAGATGATAGTTCTTTCTAATGGAAAAAATATCAATCCAAGTGATATAGAAAGTGAAATATTCAAAGGAACAGATCTTATAAAAGAGATAGCTGTTATGGAGTACAACAATCATTTGATGGCAGTTGTGTATCCTGACTTTGACCTTATAAAACATAGAAAGATAACTAATATAAAAGAAACATTAAAATGGGAGATAATAGATAAATATAATATAACAGCTCCTAAATATAGAAAAATACTTGAAATAAAAATTGTAAAAGATGAACTTCCAAAAACTAAGCTTGGAAAAGTAAGAAGATTTATGTTGAATGATTTCCTTGCAGGACAGGCAATAGAAGATGAAAATGAAGATAGTTCAAAACATGAAGTAAAAAAAGAGATAGTAATTCCACAAGAATTTAAAGCTGAATATGAAACTTTAAAAGATTATATGGAGAAGAACTACAATGTAGAAGTTACACCTGATGCTCACTTAGAGCTTGATTTAGGACTTGATTCATTGGATATAGTAGAGATATTGTCCTTTATAGAAATGAGTTTTGGAATAAAAATAACAGAAGAAGAATTTACTGATATAAAAAATGTATTGGATATGGCTAAATTTGTTAAGGAAAGAGGAGGAGAATTCAGTGACAATGAAGTGGACTGGAAAACTATCCTCAGCCAAGATACAAATATAGAACTTCCTAAATCAGCATGGGTAGGAAAGTTAATAAGATTTATATTTAAGCCGTTCTTCAGCATATACTTCAGCCTGAAAAAAGAGGGGCAGGATAAAATACTTTCAGAACCGACAATATATGTAGGAAACCATCAAAGTTTCCTAGATGCTCTTATTTTTAATCAGGCAATATCATCTGCTAAAATGGGAGATACATATTATCTTGGAACAATAGTTCACTTTGGTACTCCTTTGAGAAAATATCTGGCTGAAAGAGGAAATGTACTTATTATAGATATTAATAAAAATTTAAAAGAAACTTTGCAGGTAAGTGCTAAGGTATTGAAAGAAGGAAAAAATCTTGTTATATTCCCAGAAGGAGCAAGAACAAGAGATGGAGAGATACAGGATTTCAAAAAGACTTTTGCTATTCTTTCTAAAGAATTGAATATACCAGTTGTTCCATTTGGAATAAAAGGAGCATATGAAGCTATGCCTTATGGACAGAGAATTCCCAGCATGTCACCAATAACTATAAAATTCTTTGATAAAGTAATGCCAGAAGGTCTTACAGTAGAAGAGATAGTAGAAAAAAGCAAAGATGAAATAGAATTGTGGCTTATAAAATAA